From the Bdellovibrio reynosensis genome, one window contains:
- a CDS encoding PilZ domain-containing protein encodes MLPIILGMKTKPWTLVILALLHILAPFGNMLVNALRSGRTLPQQWHYWFDVLPKYLLFVYIGLPILAGIFIYMCRRWSYWAYLGCIALIFVSNLYSYWTSMNWPTLIALVAVLVVDILIVAYFVVPSVQKIYFDPRMRWWEAAPRYNFNHEGTVNGQAAFIKNLSQGGMFMTSGPQLNEGDKVEVAWNYENQECKVSGLAVYKGPQGVGVRFDHSPETQKQTKLVISKLHQKGLIVVERLPGPEDSFVTWCKKLFTKGEGLFPKFRG; translated from the coding sequence GTGTTACCTATCATTTTAGGTATGAAAACAAAACCATGGACACTTGTCATCCTAGCGCTTCTTCACATCCTAGCACCATTCGGAAATATGCTTGTAAATGCTTTGCGATCCGGGCGCACTTTGCCTCAGCAATGGCATTACTGGTTTGATGTTCTTCCGAAATATTTATTGTTCGTCTATATCGGCCTGCCGATTCTAGCAGGTATATTCATTTATATGTGCCGTCGTTGGAGTTACTGGGCGTACCTAGGATGTATCGCACTTATCTTTGTTTCGAACTTATATAGTTATTGGACAAGCATGAACTGGCCAACTCTGATTGCTTTAGTTGCAGTTCTTGTAGTGGACATTTTAATTGTGGCGTACTTCGTTGTGCCCTCGGTTCAAAAAATTTATTTCGATCCAAGAATGCGTTGGTGGGAAGCGGCGCCAAGATACAACTTCAATCATGAAGGCACTGTGAATGGACAAGCGGCTTTTATTAAAAACCTTTCCCAAGGTGGCATGTTCATGACTTCGGGCCCTCAATTAAATGAGGGCGACAAGGTTGAGGTCGCTTGGAATTATGAAAATCAAGAATGCAAAGTAAGCGGCCTTGCTGTTTACAAGGGTCCACAAGGTGTGGGCGTTCGTTTTGATCACAGCCCTGAAACACAAAAACAAACTAAACTTGTGATCAGCAAACTTCATCAAAAAGGTTTGATCGTAGTTGAACGTTTGCCTGGGCCAGAAGACAGCTTTGTCACTTGGTGCAAAAAACTTTTCACTAAAGGTGAAGGTTTATTCCCGAAATTTCGCGGGTAA
- a CDS encoding PD-(D/E)XK nuclease family protein, which translates to MLQVIPIQSRSQISEIFANYSPQTQSWLVSDLRTKFELQQKILNREGHYIDESVLRASDLWKILLKRLDPGLRLVSDPFARSLLRTIMDEHAEILGVNSSAEDTVFSYIDQMAAVIFHPEGTQRLEEWFENHPEAMNRWKEWYLRARFCAIKLLQDHRVITADWITAYLQNFNDLERVWNIPLIVDLSGEISRVEAEILRILSRSVDVIVLEPSPEWKEDFHFLLKPYEDLRAQSPKPVPLKPVSKKEKRKEVLRFSGMLAEIKNAVGLSRQWLDSGIKAESIAIIAPDIETYWPVLQAYLEEEGIPVQKDITHKAQSLPAVTRWLAYLRSKSGRLSSSDLEISFFEREEAQQLRYEEFKALFKSLYVNEDLARNEIVQKVFHDQLDMSGLLGRDEFVAKALMHWHSQETDIVQVILRELLQNATSSNKLVWKEWLSYLESIVAAKEYTLEKGNPQGLMVTKLMSAYSDKVQYRIFLGMTDEALRSRNKTQLSGQDYFDLAKDIGFYLDNPDQSDLAFELRLLAEADSTHDVYCFGATDLSGTLCSPATFWMSLEGEHEVLSVPAETRWDELQYAVDPGLRSLVLPRKEIIEKRIQQDLGKLPQDLISPKELPRISASSLKTFLECPFVFAAQRYFKLKDLPEVDLDVDHRTRGQLAHGLFEKLTVEPMRFDWTAEELDKILEDVRKEKKLIFADERLWIPQKKKHLSLGLRFLDFEKKWRQEFNKTKTLGREKQFKFYIDPQTQEITKESKENAFCISGSVDRIDGHENDLVVIDYKSSAGGTSAPGSWFKNRELQLLFYMWVIEKGLMEDVSGEVIGLFYYVFKTFDRKKGFKLEDRAGLLYPNSKRADKNANAETKEAYLSEFSQLMMATLERIKAGECEAKPVEHTQCTSCEWRRQCRAPHLS; encoded by the coding sequence ATGTTGCAAGTCATTCCAATTCAGAGTCGATCTCAGATTTCGGAGATCTTCGCAAATTACAGTCCACAGACTCAGTCGTGGCTTGTTTCTGACTTGCGCACTAAATTTGAACTGCAACAGAAAATCTTAAATCGCGAAGGCCACTACATCGATGAATCCGTTCTTCGCGCCAGTGATCTTTGGAAAATTCTTTTAAAACGTTTGGATCCGGGTTTGCGTTTAGTAAGTGATCCTTTTGCAAGATCACTTTTGCGTACGATCATGGATGAACATGCTGAAATCCTGGGTGTCAATTCGTCTGCCGAAGACACTGTTTTTTCATACATCGATCAAATGGCGGCAGTGATTTTTCACCCTGAAGGCACACAGCGCTTAGAAGAGTGGTTTGAAAACCATCCTGAAGCTATGAATCGCTGGAAGGAATGGTATCTTCGCGCCCGGTTCTGCGCGATCAAACTTTTGCAAGATCATCGAGTCATCACGGCCGATTGGATTACGGCTTATTTGCAAAATTTCAATGATCTTGAAAGAGTATGGAATATTCCCCTGATCGTGGATCTAAGTGGCGAGATCTCTAGAGTAGAAGCTGAGATCTTAAGAATTCTTTCCCGTTCTGTGGATGTCATTGTTCTTGAACCAAGCCCTGAGTGGAAAGAAGACTTTCATTTTCTTCTTAAGCCCTACGAAGACTTGCGTGCGCAAAGTCCAAAACCTGTACCGTTAAAGCCTGTTTCTAAAAAAGAAAAGCGTAAGGAAGTCTTAAGATTTTCTGGGATGTTGGCAGAAATAAAAAATGCCGTTGGGCTAAGTCGCCAATGGTTGGATTCAGGTATTAAAGCCGAATCGATCGCTATCATTGCGCCTGATATCGAAACATATTGGCCCGTTTTACAAGCTTACTTAGAAGAAGAAGGCATTCCTGTTCAAAAAGATATCACCCACAAAGCGCAAAGCTTGCCAGCTGTAACAAGGTGGTTGGCGTATTTACGCTCTAAGAGTGGTCGCCTTTCAAGTTCTGACCTAGAGATTTCGTTTTTTGAACGTGAAGAAGCGCAACAGCTTCGTTATGAAGAATTCAAAGCCTTGTTTAAAAGTCTTTATGTGAATGAAGATTTAGCTCGTAACGAAATCGTGCAAAAAGTTTTCCATGATCAGCTAGATATGAGCGGTCTTTTAGGACGCGATGAATTTGTCGCTAAAGCGCTTATGCATTGGCATTCCCAGGAAACAGATATCGTGCAGGTGATTTTGCGCGAACTTCTGCAGAATGCGACAAGCTCTAACAAACTTGTGTGGAAAGAATGGCTTAGTTACTTAGAAAGTATCGTCGCTGCTAAAGAATACACTTTAGAAAAAGGCAATCCCCAAGGTTTAATGGTGACGAAGCTAATGTCTGCTTACAGCGACAAGGTTCAATATCGAATTTTTTTAGGCATGACCGACGAAGCCCTGCGCAGTCGCAATAAGACCCAATTATCTGGTCAGGACTATTTTGACCTCGCAAAGGATATTGGTTTTTACTTGGATAACCCTGATCAAAGTGACTTGGCATTTGAACTTCGTCTGTTAGCAGAAGCGGATAGCACCCATGATGTGTACTGCTTTGGGGCGACGGATCTGAGTGGAACCCTATGTTCACCGGCGACTTTTTGGATGAGCTTAGAAGGCGAGCATGAAGTGCTTTCCGTTCCTGCTGAAACCCGCTGGGATGAACTGCAGTACGCTGTGGATCCGGGCTTGCGTTCTTTGGTGTTGCCGCGAAAAGAAATCATTGAAAAGCGCATTCAGCAAGATCTAGGCAAGCTTCCCCAGGATTTAATCAGTCCTAAAGAACTTCCGCGAATTTCAGCCTCTTCTTTAAAAACATTCTTAGAATGTCCATTTGTCTTTGCAGCGCAAAGATATTTTAAACTAAAAGATCTTCCAGAAGTAGATTTGGATGTTGATCATCGTACGCGTGGACAGCTAGCCCACGGATTATTTGAAAAGCTGACAGTGGAACCCATGCGCTTTGATTGGACCGCTGAAGAGCTAGATAAAATTCTAGAAGACGTTCGTAAAGAAAAGAAATTAATCTTTGCTGATGAACGTCTGTGGATTCCGCAAAAGAAAAAGCATTTATCTTTGGGCTTACGCTTTTTGGATTTTGAAAAGAAATGGCGCCAAGAGTTTAATAAAACAAAAACCCTGGGTCGCGAAAAACAGTTTAAGTTTTATATTGATCCCCAAACTCAAGAAATCACCAAAGAGTCTAAAGAAAATGCCTTCTGTATTTCTGGTTCTGTGGATCGCATTGACGGTCATGAAAATGATCTAGTGGTCATTGATTATAAAAGTTCGGCAGGTGGAACCTCTGCACCTGGTTCGTGGTTTAAAAACCGTGAACTGCAATTGCTTTTTTATATGTGGGTGATTGAAAAAGGCTTGATGGAAGACGTCAGTGGTGAAGTCATTGGTCTGTTCTATTATGTCTTTAAAACGTTTGATCGTAAGAAGGGTTTTAAACTTGAAGACCGCGCCGGTCTTTTATACCCGAATTCAAAACGTGCTGATAAAAATGCCAATGCTGAAACCAAAGAAGCTTACCTTTCAGAATTCAGCCAGTTAATGATGGCAACCTTAGAACGAATCAAAGCCGGGGAGTGTGAAGCAAAACCTGTCGAACACACCCAATGCACATCCTGTGAGTGGAGGCGCCAATGTCGGGCACCACATCTATCTTAA
- a CDS encoding UvrD-helicase domain-containing protein — MSGTTSILKNTILRAGAGAGKTTTLTATFLKFASDFKEQNKKFPRIVVTTFTRKATQELKERLLKKALDEKRDDLFQFVSSKSQVQISTIHGVLSLFLSRYGASIGLTPDYKILSESEIRKNARKIMRKYLVENPQLQELLEEYDFPVLEGALLKYFGENVIFPDMKFIEAGDQEVEAKKALADLSSRLRRVCTEIQQETTNDKWIEYCQSLAAFPWQVQDGQWQKFFEHLDSFLEHAPTKPQFRKATPPFAANLNDELEEIRKQIKKFSEKACYRPEYWEKHQQNCALFQELAKNFCQDFLQSKLEKGLLSMSDLETLSFKIIKDAPEAATKFSQEWDFWMVDEYQDTSPVQVELLNHLIGDKPLFVVGDPQQSIYLFRGARSEVFQEKVETIQNQKGDVQVKLTNYRSSPEVLEFFNHYFTRLSGQFAAMTPAPDKVRKGNADPVVQVLLSETGDEDDISAEVLNAVARAQELLKEGLSPEQICILGRTHKTLEQIARVAQDHGVPVQLHSGSGFYERREVMDALAILKFLVNPHDNGNFIALLRSPWLALSDSEIASYCHSYRHSFWKEAQKTIETLPDLHPLKILKGLLVLSETKGLSWTLKRALIDLGFFDYSARIDGTGRREANLWKVVAMLSQEERRPGFNYLDFLDSSLDALSTDEGGEDADATPVIEPKRVNLMTVHASKGLQFEHVILPGMGQDPRASHAPVLSIRETDGLWTLKVRDPETQSMSGSILSEQITEELRERESEEFNRVLYVALTRAKSGVTLLWDKDIGKKSWASQCPLNLEEGFHQEKDFSYVVRVDNLHPEKMQEESISNKDLRPAWQPSETVERRKYISVTELVSPLEKESSAAAYSPKASQLGPSLARAQQGTNAHRLFEALKYTSYEDLLGICEEDLKKPLQFLNSSEQIPLLKIIEQGFVEYGFALTVDDSLMQGQIDLWGIVDGCLWMVDYKTGSQKYSETAFKQLEAYAWALYKMNRLEGVQEIRLAVVYPMDEVVKVKTLDSLEQLDLRMLETLRLFSLV; from the coding sequence ATGTCGGGCACCACATCTATCTTAAAAAATACGATTCTGCGTGCCGGTGCTGGTGCAGGTAAAACCACCACATTGACGGCTACTTTTTTAAAGTTCGCAAGCGACTTTAAAGAACAAAACAAAAAGTTCCCGCGCATTGTGGTGACCACTTTTACCCGTAAGGCCACCCAAGAGCTTAAAGAACGTTTGCTTAAAAAAGCCTTAGATGAAAAGCGTGATGATTTGTTTCAATTCGTCAGCTCTAAATCCCAAGTACAGATTTCAACGATCCACGGGGTTTTAAGTCTGTTCCTATCTCGTTACGGCGCTTCGATTGGTCTGACGCCTGATTATAAAATCCTTAGCGAATCCGAAATTAGAAAAAACGCGCGTAAGATTATGCGCAAATATCTAGTTGAAAATCCGCAGCTTCAAGAGCTGTTAGAAGAATATGACTTCCCCGTACTTGAAGGAGCCTTATTAAAGTATTTTGGGGAAAATGTTATCTTCCCAGACATGAAGTTTATCGAAGCTGGCGATCAAGAAGTAGAAGCTAAAAAAGCTCTTGCTGATTTAAGTTCGCGATTGCGACGGGTATGTACTGAAATCCAACAAGAAACGACGAATGATAAATGGATCGAATACTGCCAATCTTTAGCAGCGTTCCCTTGGCAGGTTCAAGACGGTCAATGGCAAAAGTTCTTTGAGCATTTAGATAGCTTTTTAGAACATGCGCCAACAAAGCCGCAATTCAGAAAAGCAACACCTCCGTTTGCTGCAAATTTAAATGACGAATTAGAAGAAATCAGAAAACAAATTAAAAAGTTTTCTGAAAAAGCCTGCTATCGCCCGGAATATTGGGAAAAGCATCAGCAAAACTGTGCTTTGTTTCAAGAGCTGGCTAAAAACTTCTGCCAGGATTTCTTGCAAAGCAAACTTGAAAAAGGCTTGCTGTCTATGAGTGACCTTGAAACTTTGTCTTTCAAAATTATAAAAGACGCGCCTGAAGCAGCCACAAAGTTTTCCCAAGAGTGGGATTTCTGGATGGTCGACGAATATCAAGATACCAGCCCGGTTCAGGTGGAACTGTTAAATCATCTTATCGGTGATAAGCCATTATTCGTAGTTGGGGACCCACAACAAAGTATTTATCTATTCCGTGGGGCCCGTTCGGAAGTGTTCCAAGAAAAAGTCGAAACGATTCAAAACCAAAAAGGTGATGTTCAGGTTAAGTTAACCAACTACCGTTCATCCCCTGAAGTTTTAGAATTCTTCAATCACTACTTCACTCGACTTTCAGGTCAGTTTGCGGCGATGACGCCGGCTCCGGATAAAGTGCGCAAAGGGAATGCGGATCCTGTCGTTCAAGTGCTTTTGTCAGAAACGGGCGATGAAGATGACATTTCTGCTGAAGTTTTAAATGCGGTGGCCCGCGCGCAAGAACTTTTAAAAGAAGGCCTCAGCCCCGAGCAAATTTGTATTCTTGGCAGAACCCATAAGACTTTAGAACAAATCGCTCGTGTTGCCCAGGACCATGGTGTTCCTGTGCAACTTCATAGTGGCAGCGGATTTTATGAACGTCGGGAAGTGATGGATGCTCTAGCAATTTTAAAATTTCTAGTAAATCCCCATGACAATGGAAACTTTATCGCTCTTTTACGTTCGCCGTGGTTAGCACTTTCAGATAGTGAAATTGCATCTTACTGCCATAGTTATCGCCACTCGTTCTGGAAGGAAGCACAAAAAACCATTGAAACTTTACCAGATCTGCATCCGTTAAAAATCCTGAAAGGTCTATTAGTTCTTAGTGAAACCAAAGGTCTTTCCTGGACTTTAAAACGCGCGCTTATTGATCTTGGATTCTTTGACTATTCCGCGCGCATCGACGGCACCGGCCGTCGCGAAGCCAACCTTTGGAAAGTCGTAGCGATGTTAAGCCAGGAAGAACGTCGTCCTGGATTTAATTATTTAGATTTCTTGGATTCAAGTCTTGATGCTCTTTCTACGGATGAAGGTGGCGAAGATGCTGATGCGACTCCGGTGATTGAACCTAAAAGGGTTAATTTGATGACCGTGCATGCCTCAAAAGGTTTGCAGTTTGAACATGTGATTTTGCCGGGCATGGGGCAGGATCCCCGCGCTAGCCACGCACCTGTTTTAAGTATTCGCGAAACTGATGGACTATGGACCTTAAAAGTTCGTGACCCAGAAACGCAAAGCATGTCAGGTAGTATCCTATCTGAACAAATCACCGAAGAACTTCGCGAACGTGAAAGTGAAGAGTTTAACCGCGTTCTTTACGTGGCGCTGACCCGGGCTAAATCCGGAGTGACACTTTTGTGGGATAAAGATATCGGAAAGAAATCTTGGGCTTCACAATGTCCTTTGAACTTAGAAGAAGGCTTTCATCAGGAAAAAGATTTTTCCTATGTTGTTCGCGTCGACAACTTGCACCCAGAAAAAATGCAGGAAGAAAGCATCAGCAATAAAGATTTGCGTCCTGCTTGGCAGCCCTCAGAAACGGTTGAAAGACGTAAATACATCTCGGTCACTGAATTGGTGTCTCCGCTAGAAAAGGAATCATCGGCAGCAGCTTACAGTCCGAAGGCGTCACAACTTGGCCCAAGCTTGGCCCGCGCTCAACAGGGTACAAACGCCCATCGTTTGTTTGAAGCTTTGAAGTATACGAGCTATGAAGATTTATTGGGAATTTGCGAAGAAGATTTGAAAAAGCCTTTGCAGTTCCTGAACAGCTCCGAACAGATTCCTCTTTTGAAAATCATTGAACAAGGTTTTGTTGAGTATGGTTTTGCGTTGACGGTGGATGACTCTCTGATGCAGGGGCAAATCGACCTTTGGGGAATCGTCGATGGTTGCCTGTGGATGGTGGATTACAAAACGGGGTCACAAAAATATTCAGAAACTGCCTTTAAACAGCTTGAAGCCTATGCTTGGGCTCTTTACAAAATGAATCGCCTTGAAGGAGTTCAGGAAATTAGGTTGGCCGTTGTTTATCCAATGGATGAAGTGGTCAAGGTCAAGACTCTAGACAGTTTAGAACAATTGGATCTAAGGATGTTAGAGACTTTACGACTCTTTTCCCTTGTGTAG